The following proteins are co-located in the Myxococcus fulvus genome:
- a CDS encoding efflux RND transporter permease subunit, whose amino-acid sequence MGEKRWSERFEGAMGQLAARSHRRPMHAVVVAVVLTLLGAYFARNLTLSADFVGLLPKSFPSVQDIEKMRKRFGGQGNVVVVGMGAEPEALKRFVDDLSPKLAGLSEIRYVNSQRPSEFFNEHALYYVDLEDLKTIQGRIDARIAWEKEQANPLFVRLDEEPAPSVDFSDIEQKYTGRANQRLSGQGDLYYLDTTERMVVLMAKPKGSAADLNYSKKVVTQVEEFLATQDLSKYGPGFKTAVTGTFKKKIDQQRVIVSDLARASTLAMVLLVVYLVFHFRSALSVVLTMVPVMAGLGWTYGFVGLAYGQVNLLTGFLAAVLGGLGVEHGIHLLGRYGTLRSEGMTSEAAVQESFRHTGFSALIAALVAALTFLSLAMSEFRAFREFGIIAAVGMLVSIFAYVLILPALLGMASRFGWAPRAPEEGSGPMALLGRWLPRSYRGVAVVIGVGVVVLISQAYRISFNYDSRTLEDYKQASAVLDQKVNNILGYSQTPVVVLTDSQDMEREVVRQLEARKAARGKESTIDFVGALEDLVPRQQPEKQAVLEAIRTRLEKLDPDRLPEDTRVALARALNMSKAKPFTQAELPASVRHQFESLDGSTGGVVLVYAGGGVSLSDGEGTRRFSKEVRGLQMPDGSQVSAAGEALILADILDMVSREGPRILAAAVLSVLAAMWLTLGKLRTALICMVPTLLSVAGLVGLMALLDLQFNYLNIMVLPVLVGTTVDAGVHLVQRLGEPGADFISVYAETGRAITGGLLTSAIGFVALVLAKHPGLNSIGDLANLGFGLNLVIVLLGFPSLLLLVERWRRKHSATAEEPAPGA is encoded by the coding sequence ATGGGTGAGAAGCGTTGGTCGGAGCGGTTCGAGGGGGCGATGGGCCAACTCGCCGCGCGAAGCCATCGGCGTCCGATGCATGCGGTGGTGGTGGCGGTGGTGCTGACGCTCCTGGGCGCGTACTTCGCCAGGAACCTGACCCTCAGCGCGGACTTCGTGGGCCTGCTGCCCAAGTCGTTCCCGAGCGTCCAGGACATCGAGAAGATGCGCAAGCGCTTCGGTGGCCAGGGCAACGTGGTGGTGGTGGGGATGGGAGCGGAGCCCGAGGCGCTCAAGCGCTTCGTGGATGACCTGTCGCCGAAGCTCGCCGGCCTGTCGGAGATCCGCTACGTCAACTCGCAGCGGCCCAGCGAGTTCTTCAACGAGCACGCGCTGTATTACGTCGACCTGGAGGACCTGAAGACGATTCAGGGCCGCATCGACGCGCGCATCGCGTGGGAGAAGGAGCAGGCCAACCCGCTCTTCGTCCGGCTGGACGAGGAGCCCGCGCCGTCAGTGGACTTCTCCGACATCGAGCAGAAGTACACGGGCCGCGCCAACCAGCGCCTGTCGGGCCAGGGGGACCTGTACTACCTGGACACGACGGAGCGGATGGTGGTGCTGATGGCGAAGCCCAAGGGCAGCGCCGCGGACCTGAACTACTCGAAGAAGGTCGTCACGCAGGTGGAGGAGTTCCTGGCGACGCAGGACCTGTCGAAGTACGGGCCGGGCTTCAAGACGGCGGTGACGGGGACCTTCAAGAAGAAGATCGACCAGCAGCGCGTCATCGTGAGTGATTTGGCCCGGGCGTCCACGTTGGCCATGGTGTTGCTGGTGGTCTACCTGGTGTTCCACTTCCGCAGCGCGCTGTCGGTGGTGCTCACGATGGTGCCGGTGATGGCGGGCCTGGGGTGGACGTACGGCTTCGTGGGCCTGGCGTACGGGCAGGTCAATCTGCTGACGGGCTTCCTGGCGGCGGTGCTCGGTGGCCTGGGCGTGGAGCACGGCATCCATCTCTTGGGGCGGTACGGGACGTTGCGTTCGGAGGGGATGACCTCCGAGGCGGCGGTGCAGGAGTCCTTCCGGCACACGGGCTTCTCCGCGCTCATCGCGGCGCTGGTGGCGGCGCTGACGTTCCTGAGCCTGGCGATGTCGGAGTTCAGGGCGTTCCGCGAGTTCGGCATCATCGCGGCGGTGGGCATGTTGGTGAGCATCTTCGCGTACGTGCTCATCCTGCCGGCGCTGTTGGGGATGGCGTCGCGCTTCGGGTGGGCGCCCAGGGCGCCGGAGGAGGGCTCGGGGCCCATGGCGCTGCTCGGGCGCTGGCTGCCGCGCTCCTACCGTGGGGTGGCGGTGGTGATTGGGGTGGGCGTGGTGGTGCTCATCTCGCAGGCGTACCGCATCTCGTTCAACTACGACTCGCGCACGTTGGAGGACTACAAGCAGGCGTCGGCGGTGCTGGACCAGAAGGTGAACAACATCCTGGGCTACTCGCAGACGCCGGTGGTGGTGCTGACGGACTCGCAGGACATGGAGCGCGAGGTGGTGCGGCAGCTCGAGGCGCGCAAGGCGGCCCGGGGCAAGGAGTCCACCATCGACTTCGTGGGGGCGCTGGAGGACCTGGTGCCCCGGCAGCAGCCGGAGAAGCAGGCGGTGCTGGAGGCCATCCGGACGCGGCTGGAGAAGCTGGACCCGGATCGGCTGCCGGAGGACACGCGGGTGGCGCTGGCGCGGGCGTTGAACATGTCGAAGGCGAAGCCCTTCACGCAGGCGGAGCTGCCGGCGAGCGTGCGTCACCAGTTCGAGAGCCTGGATGGGAGCACGGGCGGCGTGGTGCTGGTGTACGCGGGCGGCGGGGTGAGCCTGTCGGACGGCGAGGGCACGCGGCGCTTCTCCAAGGAGGTGCGCGGGCTGCAGATGCCGGACGGAAGTCAGGTGTCGGCGGCGGGTGAGGCGCTCATCCTGGCGGACATCCTGGACATGGTGTCGCGCGAGGGTCCGCGCATCCTGGCGGCGGCGGTGTTGAGCGTGCTGGCGGCGATGTGGCTGACGCTGGGGAAGCTGCGCACGGCGCTCATCTGCATGGTGCCCACGTTGCTGTCGGTGGCGGGGCTGGTGGGGCTGATGGCGCTCTTGGATTTGCAGTTCAACTACCTGAACATCATGGTGCTGCCGGTGTTGGTGGGGACCACGGTGGACGCGGGTGTGCACCTGGTGCAGCGGTTGGGTGAGCCGGGGGCGGACTTCATCTCCGTGTACGCGGAGACGGGGCGGGCGATTACCGGCGGCCTGCTGACGAGCGCGATTGGCTTCGTGGCGTTGGTGTTGGCGAAGCACCCGGGGTTGAACTCGATTGGCGACCTGGCGAATCTGGGGTTCGGGCTGAACCTGGTGATTGTGCTCTTGGGGTTCCCGTCGCTGCTGTTGTTGGTGGAGCGGTGGCGGCGCAAGCACAGCGCGACGGCGGAGGAGCCCGCGCCGGGGGCGTAG
- a CDS encoding GtrA family protein, which yields MLENLVAWLTGNLSPSARIWTALAPAILACVYFLGGLLVFCIRVAFKGVPRDEETLKRGNAGFVGYFLRHYFFWIIQPLWAVILRSGLPANALSMLSGLLGISSGVAVAAGRFALGGWLFLAAGILDVMDGRIARTRKEANPAGAALDSVLDRYVDSAMLMGLAWYYRDTWVLLPALGALLGSSLVPYVRAKGEGLGVNVRDGAMQRLERVLFLGAGTALSPILEAVFWPEEKHPMHWMAVVGLVFVAIMSNLTAISRFRNLVKALAPKRQEARSEKAIVGLNAAAGAIATVADFAVVLALVEWMGLLPAWATVLGALLGAVVNYSINRVLTFRSTAAVGRQMMRYAVVSGTSALLNAGGVALLTLHPQLAYTLGWWLVRGVVYFAWNLPLQRDYVFNDTNSSDALMEQRPHAA from the coding sequence GTGCTTGAGAACCTGGTCGCCTGGCTGACCGGAAACCTGTCTCCGTCGGCCCGCATCTGGACCGCGCTCGCTCCCGCCATCCTCGCCTGTGTGTACTTCCTGGGCGGGTTGCTCGTCTTCTGTATCCGCGTCGCCTTCAAGGGCGTGCCGCGCGACGAGGAGACGCTCAAGCGGGGCAACGCCGGCTTCGTGGGCTACTTCCTGCGCCACTACTTCTTCTGGATCATCCAGCCGTTGTGGGCGGTCATCCTGCGCTCGGGCCTGCCGGCCAACGCGCTGTCCATGCTGTCGGGCCTGCTGGGAATCTCCTCGGGTGTGGCGGTGGCGGCGGGGCGCTTCGCGCTCGGCGGCTGGCTGTTCCTGGCGGCGGGCATCCTGGACGTGATGGACGGACGAATCGCCCGCACGCGCAAGGAGGCCAACCCCGCGGGCGCGGCGCTGGACTCGGTGCTGGACCGGTACGTGGACTCGGCGATGTTGATGGGCCTTGCCTGGTACTACCGGGACACGTGGGTGCTCCTGCCCGCGCTGGGCGCGCTCCTGGGTTCGTCGCTGGTGCCGTACGTGCGCGCCAAGGGCGAGGGCCTGGGCGTCAACGTGCGTGACGGCGCGATGCAGCGGCTGGAGCGCGTGCTCTTCCTGGGCGCGGGCACGGCGCTGTCGCCGATTCTCGAGGCGGTGTTCTGGCCCGAGGAGAAGCACCCCATGCACTGGATGGCGGTGGTGGGCCTGGTCTTCGTCGCCATCATGAGCAACCTGACGGCCATCTCCCGGTTCCGCAATCTGGTGAAGGCGCTGGCGCCGAAGCGCCAGGAGGCGCGCTCGGAGAAGGCGATTGTGGGCCTCAACGCGGCGGCGGGCGCCATCGCGACGGTGGCGGACTTCGCGGTGGTGCTGGCGCTGGTGGAGTGGATGGGCCTGCTCCCCGCGTGGGCCACGGTGCTGGGCGCGCTCTTGGGCGCGGTGGTGAACTACTCCATCAACCGGGTGCTCACCTTCCGCAGCACGGCGGCGGTGGGCCGGCAGATGATGCGCTACGCGGTGGTGAGTGGGACGAGCGCGCTGCTCAACGCGGGCGGCGTGGCGCTGCTCACGTTGCATCCGCAGCTGGCGTACACGCTGGGCTGGTGGCTGGTGCGCGGCGTGGTGTACTTCGCCTGGAACCTGCCCCTGCAGCGCGACTACGTCTTCAACGACACGAACTCGTCGGACGCGCTCATGGAGCAGCGCCCCCATGCGGCGTGA
- a CDS encoding phosphatase PAP2 family protein — MTSRSLAKTPAFIWLVTLLGVGHLMLVTATGRLRWEHVAADAALLGVAWAGPRTRRFLFGGFPLWLTGMLLDSQALWLFLRGPIHTGDLWVWETQWFPAPGGVNWPQWWSTRSNVVLDLLCGFAYAAYLYEVFLMAIFFFVKKDARFEKLCWAFLVVNAMGVVTYLLYPAAPPWYILAYGPGPADLAALPSPAGTARFDALLGISYFAGFYARNPNVFGAMPSLHAAYPFMVMLFVWRDGLKWRVATGAFALLVAFSAVYLTHHYVLDVLAGLAFALAAFLAVELAFSRKSAPMTVSMPLTPGGDTRA, encoded by the coding sequence ATGACCTCCCGCTCGCTCGCTAAGACTCCGGCGTTCATCTGGCTCGTCACCCTGTTGGGGGTGGGCCATTTGATGCTGGTGACGGCCACCGGTCGGCTTCGGTGGGAGCACGTCGCGGCGGACGCGGCGCTGCTGGGGGTGGCCTGGGCGGGCCCCCGCACGCGCCGGTTCCTCTTCGGTGGGTTCCCGCTGTGGCTGACCGGCATGCTGCTGGACAGCCAGGCACTCTGGCTGTTCCTGCGGGGCCCCATCCACACAGGTGACTTGTGGGTGTGGGAGACGCAGTGGTTCCCCGCCCCCGGCGGCGTCAACTGGCCCCAGTGGTGGAGCACGCGCTCGAACGTCGTGTTGGACCTGCTGTGCGGCTTCGCCTACGCGGCCTACCTTTACGAAGTCTTCTTGATGGCCATCTTCTTCTTCGTGAAGAAGGACGCGCGCTTCGAGAAGCTGTGCTGGGCCTTCCTGGTGGTGAACGCCATGGGCGTGGTCACCTACCTGCTCTATCCGGCCGCGCCGCCCTGGTACATCCTGGCTTACGGCCCGGGCCCCGCCGACCTGGCCGCGCTGCCCAGCCCCGCGGGCACGGCGCGCTTCGATGCCCTGTTGGGTATCAGCTACTTCGCTGGCTTCTACGCGCGCAATCCGAACGTGTTCGGCGCCATGCCGTCGCTGCACGCGGCCTACCCCTTCATGGTGATGCTGTTCGTGTGGAGGGATGGGTTGAAGTGGCGGGTGGCCACCGGGGCGTTCGCCCTGCTCGTCGCCTTCTCCGCCGTCTATCTGACGCACCACTATGTCCTGGACGTGCTCGCGGGCCTCGCCTTCGCGCTCGCGGCCTTCCTGGCGGTGGAGCTCGCGTTCTCCCGCAAGAGCGCACCTATGACTGTTTCGATGCCGCTGACACCTGGAGGGGACACCCGTGCTTGA
- a CDS encoding pyridoxamine 5'-phosphate oxidase family protein: MSKKQEQGTRGAVEHLGELIHGIKVAMMTTVDADGSLHSRPMWTQDHDFDGELWFFTREHSHKVDEVEQDHHVNVSFSDPTRDRYVSVSGRCQLVKDPRKVRELWSPALKAWFPDGMDDPELALLCVRVERAEYWDTPSSRMVQLVGMVKAALTGKSYAPGDHQSLELGSSRSH; the protein is encoded by the coding sequence ATGAGCAAGAAGCAGGAGCAGGGCACGCGAGGCGCCGTCGAACATCTGGGTGAGCTCATCCACGGCATCAAGGTCGCCATGATGACCACGGTGGATGCCGACGGGAGCCTGCACAGCCGCCCCATGTGGACCCAGGACCATGACTTCGACGGAGAGCTCTGGTTCTTCACCCGCGAGCACTCGCACAAGGTCGACGAGGTGGAGCAGGACCACCACGTCAACGTCTCCTTCTCCGACCCCACCAGGGACCGCTACGTCTCCGTCAGCGGCCGCTGCCAGCTGGTGAAGGACCCGCGCAAGGTTCGCGAGCTGTGGAGCCCCGCGCTCAAGGCCTGGTTCCCCGACGGCATGGATGATCCCGAGCTCGCGCTCCTGTGCGTGCGCGTCGAGCGCGCCGAGTACTGGGACACGCCCTCCAGCCGCATGGTGCAGCTGGTCGGCATGGTGAAGGCCGCCCTCACCGGCAAGAGCTACGCCCCGGGAGACCACCAGTCCCTGGAGCTGGGTAGCTCCCGCTCCCACTGA
- a CDS encoding inositol-3-phosphate synthase: MENKKSVTKPEGKLAVLVPGLGAVSTTLMAGVELARQGKGAPIGSLTQMGTARLGKRTDGRTVKLGELVPLAGLGDVVFGAWDIISEDAYQVAVRSGVLHDKHLEQVKPFLQGIKPKKGVHDPEFVRRIEANHTKSTKTHRESVEALRQDIRDFIKELGATRAVMVVCSSVETFRPLPEAFKTLAAFEKALDENSTDINPTALYTYAAIKEGVPFANATPNASVDTPALQELAKQAGVPIAGRDLKSGQTMMKTVIAPALKARMLGLEGWFSTNILGNRDGEVLDDPAAFKAKEVTKSSVLDTILQPDLYPELYSKYSHKVSIHYYPPRGDAKEGWDNIDIIGWLGYPMQIKVNFLCRDSILAAPLVLDIALFLDLAKRLEWRGIQEWMSFYFKSPMAQPGLPVEHDLFIQLTKLKNTLRVVAGEEPITHLGLDYYGDDLPLAR; encoded by the coding sequence ATGGAGAACAAGAAGTCGGTCACGAAGCCCGAGGGCAAGCTGGCGGTGCTGGTGCCCGGACTGGGCGCGGTGTCCACGACGCTGATGGCGGGCGTGGAGCTGGCGCGGCAGGGCAAGGGCGCGCCCATCGGCTCGTTGACGCAGATGGGCACGGCGCGGCTGGGCAAGCGCACGGACGGACGGACCGTGAAGCTGGGCGAGCTGGTGCCGCTGGCGGGCCTGGGTGACGTGGTCTTCGGCGCGTGGGACATCATCAGCGAGGACGCGTACCAGGTCGCGGTGCGCTCCGGCGTTCTGCACGACAAGCACCTGGAGCAGGTCAAGCCGTTCCTGCAGGGCATCAAGCCGAAGAAGGGCGTGCACGACCCCGAGTTCGTCCGCCGCATCGAGGCCAACCACACCAAGTCCACCAAGACGCATCGCGAGAGCGTCGAGGCGCTGCGCCAGGACATCCGTGACTTCATCAAGGAGCTCGGCGCCACCCGCGCGGTGATGGTGGTGTGCAGCAGCGTGGAGACCTTCCGTCCGCTGCCCGAGGCGTTCAAGACGCTGGCCGCCTTCGAGAAGGCGCTCGACGAGAACAGCACGGACATCAACCCCACCGCGCTCTACACCTACGCGGCCATCAAGGAGGGCGTGCCCTTCGCCAACGCCACGCCCAACGCCAGCGTGGACACGCCGGCCCTGCAGGAGCTGGCGAAGCAGGCGGGCGTCCCCATCGCGGGCCGCGACCTCAAGAGCGGCCAGACGATGATGAAGACGGTCATCGCCCCCGCGCTCAAGGCCCGCATGCTCGGCCTCGAGGGGTGGTTCTCCACCAACATCCTCGGCAACCGCGACGGCGAGGTGCTCGACGACCCCGCGGCCTTCAAGGCCAAGGAAGTCACCAAGTCGAGCGTGCTGGACACCATCCTGCAGCCGGACCTGTACCCCGAGCTGTACAGCAAGTACTCGCACAAGGTGTCCATCCACTACTACCCGCCTCGCGGCGACGCGAAGGAGGGTTGGGACAACATCGACATCATCGGGTGGCTCGGCTATCCGATGCAGATCAAGGTCAACTTCCTCTGCCGCGACTCCATCCTGGCGGCGCCGCTCGTGCTGGACATCGCGCTGTTCCTGGACCTGGCCAAGCGGCTGGAGTGGCGGGGCATCCAGGAGTGGATGTCCTTCTACTTCAAGAGCCCCATGGCGCAGCCGGGCCTGCCCGTCGAGCACGACCTGTTCATCCAGCTCACCAAGCTGAAGAACACGCTGCGCGTCGTGGCCGGTGAGGAGCCCATCACCCACCTCGGACTCGACTACTACGGGGATGACCTCCCGCTCGCTCGCTAA
- a CDS encoding cytochrome P450: MLDLFTDDVRRNPFPLYAQLRERSPLLHEPRADLWLLFDYDSVKRALQDHEVFSSVVTTVTGRTPDWLLFSDPPRHTKLRGIIMRAFTPRSIANLEPHVRELSRGLLAPLVGRGEMDVVAEYSSQLPTTVIAEMIGIPVEDRARFLQWGDIIMKLSHTISEGEEAERARAENAAMRDEMRVYLSAILEERRREPRDDLLTRLVEAEVDGERLDEKEILGFFQLLLAAGTETTTDLIDNALLCFLEYPDQLERLRRQPELLGSAIEEVLRFRSPAQSMYRSTKREVELNGRVIPAGKFVLPMIGSANRDPGHFEEPERFDIGREPNPHLAFGHGIHFCLGAALSRMEARVALTDLLEALGDFQLASDTPWEPRQALHLHGPKRLPLRFEPRVLRS; the protein is encoded by the coding sequence ATGTTGGACCTCTTCACCGATGACGTGCGTCGGAATCCCTTTCCGCTGTACGCGCAGCTGCGTGAGCGCTCGCCGTTGTTGCATGAACCGCGAGCGGACCTGTGGCTCCTGTTCGACTACGACAGCGTCAAGCGAGCGCTGCAGGACCATGAGGTGTTCAGCTCCGTCGTGACGACGGTGACAGGGAGGACACCGGACTGGCTGTTGTTCTCGGACCCGCCCCGGCACACGAAGCTGCGCGGCATCATCATGCGGGCATTCACCCCGCGCTCCATCGCGAACCTGGAGCCGCACGTGCGGGAGCTGTCGCGTGGGTTGCTGGCGCCGCTGGTGGGGCGTGGGGAGATGGACGTGGTGGCGGAGTATTCGAGTCAGCTGCCGACGACGGTCATCGCGGAGATGATTGGGATTCCGGTGGAGGACCGAGCGCGGTTCCTGCAGTGGGGGGACATCATCATGAAGCTCAGCCACACCATCTCCGAAGGGGAGGAGGCGGAGCGAGCGCGGGCGGAGAACGCGGCGATGCGCGATGAGATGCGGGTGTATCTCTCGGCCATCCTGGAGGAGCGACGGAGGGAGCCGCGGGATGACCTGCTGACGCGGCTGGTGGAGGCGGAGGTGGATGGGGAGCGGCTGGACGAGAAGGAGATACTGGGCTTCTTCCAGTTGCTGTTGGCCGCGGGGACGGAGACGACGACGGACCTCATCGACAACGCGCTCCTGTGCTTCCTCGAGTACCCAGACCAACTGGAGCGGTTGAGGAGGCAGCCGGAGTTGTTGGGCTCGGCCATCGAGGAGGTGCTGCGGTTCCGGTCGCCGGCGCAGTCGATGTATCGGTCGACGAAGCGGGAGGTGGAGTTGAACGGTCGGGTGATTCCCGCGGGGAAGTTCGTGTTGCCGATGATTGGCTCGGCGAACCGGGACCCGGGACACTTCGAGGAGCCCGAGCGGTTCGACATCGGCAGGGAGCCGAATCCGCACCTGGCCTTCGGGCACGGCATCCACTTCTGCCTGGGAGCGGCGCTCTCGCGGATGGAGGCGCGGGTGGCGCTCACGGACCTGCTGGAGGCACTGGGCGACTTCCAACTCGCGAGCGACACACCGTGGGAGCCACGTCAGGCGCTCCACCTGCACGGCCCCAAGCGCCTGCCACTGCGCTTCGAGCCCCGGGTGCTACGCTCATAA
- a CDS encoding protein-tyrosine phosphatase family protein, producing the protein MSVSLLRDVHHVPGVRGWVRKQVLRSVARCVEWTTKLPGQGLNVSQVNEWLHVGGSVSPSRYAELKARGITAVIDLRAERVDDAKALAALGIELLNLPVTDRYPPSVEQLVQGVEWALPRLEKGGHLYAHCEHGVGRGPLMGLAVMVAKGWEAPAAYRALRKARWQCTLNDRQLGGLADFVSAWVARRSGRAA; encoded by the coding sequence GTGAGCGTGTCGTTGTTGCGGGACGTGCACCATGTGCCGGGGGTTCGCGGCTGGGTGCGCAAGCAGGTGCTGCGCTCGGTGGCGCGCTGCGTGGAGTGGACCACGAAGCTGCCGGGCCAGGGCCTCAACGTGTCGCAGGTGAACGAGTGGCTGCACGTGGGCGGCTCGGTGTCGCCGTCGCGGTACGCGGAGCTGAAGGCGCGCGGAATCACGGCGGTGATTGATTTGCGCGCCGAGCGGGTGGACGACGCGAAGGCGCTGGCGGCGTTGGGCATCGAGCTGCTCAACCTGCCGGTGACGGACCGGTATCCGCCGTCGGTGGAGCAGTTGGTGCAGGGCGTGGAGTGGGCGCTGCCCCGGTTGGAGAAGGGCGGGCACCTGTACGCGCACTGTGAGCACGGTGTGGGGCGTGGGCCGTTGATGGGCCTGGCGGTGATGGTGGCGAAGGGCTGGGAGGCGCCGGCGGCGTACCGCGCGCTGAGGAAGGCCCGGTGGCAGTGCACGTTGAATGACCGGCAGCTCGGCGGCCTCGCGGACTTCGTCAGCGCGTGGGTGGCCCGTCGGTCCGGTCGCGCGGCGTAG